One Scleropages formosus chromosome 8, fSclFor1.1, whole genome shotgun sequence DNA window includes the following coding sequences:
- the LOC114911080 gene encoding dual specificity phosphatase DUPD1-like — MTSCIAKAPRRANAYAAVQAHPGSSYVTPGAFELEKLFWSGTGAAYTHVNEVWPNVFIGDEKTALECHHLERIGVTHILNAAEGKWNNVATGPNYYSDMNIEYYGVEAEDIPTFDLSQFFYPAAEFIDHALSKPENKLLVHCVMGRSRSATLFLAYLMIHKGLTVVEAIEHVKERRCILPNRGFLKQLRLLDIQLQQQRHSSQDRGSDAAST, encoded by the exons ATGACATCCTGCATCGCCAAGGCCCCCAGAAGGGCCAATGCTTATGCAGCAGTGCAAGCGCACCCAGGCAGCAGCTATGTCACTCCCGGTGCCTTTGAGCTGGAGAAGCTGTTCTGGAGCGGCACAGGAGCAGCTTACACACACGTCAACGAAGTCTGGCCCAACGTCTTCATTGGAGATGA GAAGACAGCCCTGGAGTGCCACCACCTGGAGAGGATAGGTGTGACGCATATCCTGAATGCTGCAGAGGGCAAGTGGAACAATGTGGCCACTGGCCCCAACTACTACAGTGACATGAACATCGAGTATTACGGGGTGGAGGCCGAGGACATCCCTACATTCGACCTCAGCCAATTTTTCTACCCTGCTGCTGAGTTTATTGATCATGCTCTCAGTAAACCAGAGA ACAAGCTGCTGGTGCATTGCGTCATGGGCAGGAGCCGGTCAGCAACGCTCTTCCTGGCCTACCTGATGATCCACAAGGGGCTAACCGTAGTGGAGGCCATCGAGCACGTGAAAGAACGTCGCTGCATCCTGCCCAACCGTGGCTTCCTCAAGCAGCTTCGCCTACTGGacatccagctgcagcagcagaggcaTAGTTCGCAGGACAGGGGAAGTGATGCTGCATCAACATGA